A region from the Thermoplasmatales archaeon genome encodes:
- the argS_1 gene encoding Arginine--tRNA ligase has translation MVVLVFEDFRSRLYKALTKAIPGLDNKDLLLDSSGHGDFTIRLFRIVKDMKTTPDKIFSIVRDELSSEDYIDKMELVGSYINFSIKPERMFAVISESLARTGQYPDIFQDPERILVEHTSANPTGPLHVGRVRGSIIGDSLAKLLTRYGYRVSTQYYINDSGKQMIALYEGFLRYGKNSMTVGSLLKGYQDIYREMESDKSIAAELEKIIVAYESGDRSIIMKIREIASVMLQDIRDSLMQLDIKIDDYVWESDFLLGGDVDNVMHELSDSLEDEDGARFITTDEGNKVFLRRKDGTSLYFVRDIAYHMFKSLNFDWFIDVLGEAHKDHGKNLTYVLKELLELDQRLDFLYYGFVSLESGKMSTRMGKIVSLWDLISRTEEEALSIVTEKRKDLSGDKLAEISRKVARSSIRFNIIRVNPVKTMVFRWNEALNFEGDSAPYIMYSYTRASSILEKTTESVNPVLEFTDERERNLVRSMYMYPYYLEEATKSMRSDIISSYTLGLVKSFNDFYSQCQVLNALETDRNRRVAIVKMYREILDDACRIIGIKNVDEM, from the coding sequence ATGGTTGTGCTAGTATTTGAAGATTTCAGGTCAAGATTGTACAAGGCACTCACTAAGGCAATTCCGGGCCTGGACAATAAGGATCTGTTGCTGGATAGCAGCGGTCATGGAGATTTCACAATTCGGTTGTTCAGGATCGTAAAGGATATGAAGACAACCCCGGACAAGATATTCAGCATCGTCCGAGATGAACTTTCCTCTGAAGATTACATAGATAAAATGGAACTTGTAGGCTCATACATCAATTTCAGCATAAAACCGGAGCGAATGTTTGCCGTAATAAGCGAAAGCCTGGCAAGAACCGGACAGTATCCGGACATATTCCAGGACCCTGAACGGATACTGGTAGAACATACCAGTGCCAACCCGACAGGCCCTCTACATGTAGGCAGGGTCAGGGGCTCAATTATAGGAGATTCCCTTGCAAAACTACTCACAAGATACGGCTACAGGGTGTCGACCCAGTATTACATCAACGACTCGGGAAAGCAGATGATAGCTCTATACGAAGGATTCCTGCGCTATGGTAAAAACAGCATGACAGTCGGTTCACTGCTCAAGGGTTACCAGGACATTTACCGTGAGATGGAATCAGACAAGAGTATAGCTGCAGAACTCGAGAAGATCATAGTGGCTTATGAGAGCGGTGACAGGTCAATAATAATGAAGATCCGGGAAATAGCATCTGTCATGCTGCAGGACATAAGAGATTCCCTGATGCAACTGGACATTAAGATAGATGACTATGTGTGGGAATCAGACTTCCTTCTGGGAGGCGATGTCGATAACGTGATGCATGAACTATCAGACAGCCTGGAAGATGAAGATGGAGCCCGGTTCATAACAACCGATGAGGGAAACAAGGTTTTCCTGAGGAGAAAGGACGGTACATCCCTCTACTTTGTAAGGGATATAGCCTATCACATGTTCAAGTCGTTGAACTTTGACTGGTTCATAGACGTGCTCGGGGAAGCCCATAAGGATCATGGAAAGAATCTCACGTACGTGTTGAAAGAACTTCTAGAGCTTGACCAGAGACTCGACTTCCTCTATTATGGTTTTGTTTCCCTGGAAAGCGGGAAGATGTCAACCAGGATGGGAAAGATCGTATCACTCTGGGACCTCATTTCAAGGACAGAGGAAGAGGCTCTCTCGATAGTGACCGAGAAAAGGAAGGATCTATCTGGAGACAAACTGGCCGAAATCTCCAGGAAAGTTGCAAGATCCTCGATAAGATTCAATATTATCAGGGTAAATCCAGTTAAGACCATGGTGTTCCGCTGGAACGAGGCCCTCAATTTCGAAGGAGATTCAGCTCCATATATAATGTATTCCTACACGAGGGCTTCAAGCATACTTGAAAAGACAACCGAATCAGTAAACCCGGTTTTGGAATTCACGGATGAGCGTGAGAGGAATCTTGTGCGCTCCATGTACATGTACCCGTACTATCTGGAAGAGGCAACAAAGAGCATGAGATCCGACATTATTTCCTCATACACGCTGGGCCTTGTAAAGTCATTCAACGACTTTTACTCGCAATGCCAGGTGCTGAACGCACTGGAAACCGACAGAAATCGCAGGGTCGCGATTGTTAAAATGTACCGGGAAATCCTGGATGATGCCTGCAGGATCATCGGCATAAAGAACGTTGATGAAATGTGA
- a CDS encoding hypothetical protein (CARDB), whose product MTMIGSAFLAVGTAGASSPQTGSLSLQVVYVGGGYPAPANSSTIVMLETPSGQVLSTGTGSSVTFSSLYYGNYTMVVPAQYLTDSALGGKFVIVNQTFTNITLNGTTAKGVNTLNLNVDPTHKVDVTVQNLSSGSASIIFKSLQGFQFNSATVTAGSNSTNVSLPAEFYAVISYKDASYTYLETGIGSILSLNINSGIPVSGFVSSTNGATISNVYVSIVNVTDNTYTTTQFPGSSFTVYSHDWTDNTLIVSSAGYNSSQYSGSQLISDSYYLGNVMLKPDSSTVYYNYSLSENLQTLHLNITYRIGNSTAIPQFANSTVGSLYWQWTIDKLTGSYVDKYINSTVVNYTANSFLVNGVYYNLTGKTTFSPTSVTRNGISATVNATYTNMTPISTSIYNSAFSMKVYAMGTQYTHGSLGYQYNISYNHQGVALNTSSSSSVKLKTSPIIIPAQASNGYVTLTLVPVKNATLTNSLIQFRINGNLADNLLNSTQTNTIFAVPYNVPVNVNLSRGFYNPVTGTNDYSNSVFNWAVNQKSVSFSDKSNITTTFHKGLNTVYVNFTSGSGATGNNTFYVYGFNSTPTIVYNITSNGKTISNNTASSSPISIYVNQTQTVTFSAFYSKLTISNSSLPGSPYSVPLSYNWTYPTTVSLAANSSYVFQKPSVAVGPQTVYINVSSVSGNASATFSVTVNDTTPPVAVVTIMNQKGQIISQPVAGQNITLTAASSYDPYYNSTYLSTNNLTLNYSWKIESTSGVLMSPSSTTYKVLAGTNYSKTFNVEFETVSSVNIVLTVKNPANVSGTSNSSYAMIVNSPRIVVNSIYLPSTPQQGISSTIWVNVTNAGTVTATNFTLTITVGGTQVASKTFTNANLTVGSSLNVSLTWKPGSSGTLGITVVGSASGEPSFMQSIGEYSSTISIKISPYTTPIIIGAVIAVIIVVGFVYYRLSSSRGSKSTAIRKKDDSKKPPEKKK is encoded by the coding sequence ATGACTATGATTGGAAGCGCTTTCCTAGCTGTAGGAACAGCCGGGGCGTCCAGTCCGCAGACAGGCTCGCTCAGTTTACAGGTTGTTTATGTTGGTGGTGGGTATCCAGCTCCGGCCAACAGCAGCACCATCGTTATGCTGGAGACCCCATCTGGGCAGGTTTTGTCAACTGGAACCGGATCTTCCGTCACGTTTTCATCACTATATTATGGCAATTACACCATGGTAGTCCCTGCGCAGTATCTAACAGACTCTGCACTAGGTGGAAAATTTGTGATCGTTAACCAGACATTCACCAATATCACGTTAAACGGCACCACTGCAAAAGGAGTGAATACATTAAACTTGAATGTAGACCCCACACACAAGGTCGACGTTACCGTTCAGAATCTCAGTTCCGGAAGCGCTTCTATAATATTCAAGAGCCTTCAGGGCTTCCAGTTCAATTCGGCTACAGTTACTGCAGGTTCCAATAGCACAAATGTATCACTGCCGGCTGAGTTCTACGCTGTAATCAGCTACAAAGATGCTTCTTATACATACCTTGAAACAGGCATTGGAAGTATCCTTAGCTTGAACATAAACTCGGGAATACCTGTATCAGGATTTGTTTCTTCCACAAATGGAGCAACGATCAGCAATGTTTACGTTTCGATTGTAAATGTAACCGATAACACATACACCACGACCCAGTTCCCTGGAAGCAGTTTCACCGTCTATTCACATGACTGGACTGATAACACTTTGATTGTCAGTTCTGCCGGATACAATTCATCACAATACAGTGGGTCCCAGCTGATAAGCGATTCGTACTATCTCGGTAATGTGATGCTCAAGCCAGATAGCAGCACCGTCTACTACAATTACAGCCTGTCAGAAAACCTCCAGACTCTGCACCTTAACATAACCTATCGTATCGGGAATTCCACCGCGATACCGCAATTTGCAAACTCCACCGTTGGATCGCTTTACTGGCAATGGACAATTGACAAACTAACGGGCAGTTACGTTGATAAATATATTAATTCAACAGTAGTCAACTATACGGCAAATAGCTTCTTAGTGAACGGCGTATATTACAACCTCACCGGGAAGACTACATTTTCCCCAACCAGCGTAACTAGAAATGGAATAAGCGCAACAGTTAATGCAACATATACGAACATGACACCGATCAGCACCTCCATTTACAACAGCGCGTTTTCGATGAAAGTGTATGCTATGGGAACACAGTATACTCATGGTTCACTTGGATACCAGTATAACATCTCATACAATCACCAGGGTGTTGCACTTAACACTTCGTCATCCAGCAGCGTTAAGCTTAAGACATCGCCAATAATAATACCAGCCCAAGCCTCGAACGGATATGTCACACTGACACTTGTGCCTGTAAAGAATGCAACTTTAACAAATTCACTTATTCAGTTCAGGATAAATGGCAACTTAGCCGACAACCTGCTGAACTCAACCCAGACAAATACAATATTCGCCGTTCCCTACAATGTGCCAGTGAATGTTAATCTGTCCAGAGGGTTTTATAACCCGGTAACCGGAACAAATGATTACAGTAACTCTGTATTCAACTGGGCGGTTAACCAGAAATCAGTCTCTTTTAGTGATAAATCAAATATCACAACCACCTTCCATAAAGGGCTTAACACTGTTTACGTAAACTTCACAAGCGGATCTGGTGCGACCGGGAATAATACGTTTTACGTGTATGGATTTAACAGCACACCAACAATAGTTTATAACATAACATCAAATGGAAAAACCATCAGCAACAACACCGCTTCATCTTCGCCTATATCGATTTACGTAAACCAGACGCAGACAGTCACATTCTCAGCCTTTTATTCAAAGCTAACAATTTCAAACAGCAGCTTGCCTGGATCGCCATACAGTGTTCCACTGAGCTATAACTGGACTTACCCGACAACAGTAAGCCTGGCTGCAAATTCCAGCTATGTATTCCAGAAGCCATCTGTTGCAGTTGGTCCCCAGACCGTATACATCAATGTTTCATCAGTATCAGGTAATGCATCTGCTACATTCAGCGTCACCGTAAACGACACCACCCCTCCAGTTGCAGTTGTAACGATCATGAACCAAAAAGGGCAGATAATAAGCCAGCCGGTTGCCGGCCAGAACATTACGCTGACGGCTGCATCATCGTATGATCCCTACTATAATTCAACCTATCTGAGCACAAATAACCTGACGCTGAATTACTCCTGGAAGATAGAAAGTACCAGCGGGGTTCTGATGAGTCCGTCTTCCACAACCTATAAAGTTCTTGCAGGCACAAATTATTCGAAGACTTTCAACGTTGAGTTCGAAACTGTAAGTAGTGTAAATATTGTTCTGACGGTCAAGAACCCGGCAAATGTCTCGGGAACCTCAAACTCATCGTATGCAATGATAGTCAACTCCCCGAGAATAGTGGTCAACAGCATCTATCTTCCTTCAACGCCTCAGCAGGGAATATCATCCACGATATGGGTTAACGTTACAAATGCCGGTACAGTAACAGCCACAAACTTTACACTGACAATCACGGTTGGAGGCACGCAAGTGGCTTCTAAAACGTTTACAAACGCAAACCTTACTGTGGGTTCATCGTTAAACGTCAGCCTGACCTGGAAACCAGGATCCTCTGGGACCCTTGGCATAACCGTAGTTGGCAGCGCTTCCGGTGAGCCGTCCTTCATGCAATCTATAGGTGAGTATAGTTCAACAATATCCATCAAGATTTCACCTTACACAACGCCCATAATAATCGGTGCTGTGATAGCGGTCATAATTGTTGTCGGATTTGTCTATTACAGGCTATCCTCATCAAGAGGTAGCAAGTCAACCGCAATCAGGAAGAAGGATGATTCAAAGAAGCCGCCCGAGAAGAAGAAATAA
- a CDS encoding chlorohydrolase — translation MTVNEMPYASGRVFWDGEFRDGTILCEKDKIIFEEGKVGSGSSGTILPVPVNAHTHIGDAFIATEPTGDLPSVVGPGGFKERQLANANSELVKRGMRRAMEYMKLISSPVFIDFRESGSTGVKLLRESVPESVFPIILSRGHNREEVELALSISDGTGISAESDADHDLLSFSARTAKKLGKIFSIHASENVREDMDFILSLKPDFLVHCLEASEDDLESISRLGIGVAVTPRSNYFYGKRPDYSKFIDQGIDLMLGTDNSMIALPDIYAEMDFLYTVQKGVNRISPENIVRMAFHNPHKRLGNFLDQLNNLFLYFPKVALSSYEIVKKSSLYEKKVIRIQAAEKMH, via the coding sequence ATGACAGTTAATGAGATGCCCTATGCAAGTGGCAGAGTCTTCTGGGACGGTGAGTTTCGTGATGGAACTATCCTGTGTGAGAAGGATAAAATAATATTCGAGGAGGGAAAAGTAGGTTCAGGGTCATCCGGCACAATTCTGCCTGTGCCTGTAAATGCACATACCCACATAGGCGACGCTTTCATAGCCACTGAACCCACGGGTGATCTGCCATCAGTGGTGGGGCCGGGGGGATTCAAGGAGAGGCAGCTCGCAAACGCAAACAGTGAATTGGTGAAGAGGGGCATGAGACGTGCAATGGAATACATGAAACTGATCTCCTCTCCTGTGTTTATAGATTTCAGGGAATCGGGAAGCACTGGGGTGAAATTGTTAAGGGAATCCGTACCAGAATCAGTGTTTCCAATAATACTATCCAGGGGTCATAACAGGGAAGAGGTTGAACTGGCGCTGAGCATATCAGACGGTACTGGGATCAGTGCTGAGAGTGATGCAGATCATGACTTGCTATCATTTTCGGCGAGAACTGCAAAGAAGCTGGGCAAAATATTCTCCATACACGCAAGCGAGAACGTAAGAGAGGACATGGACTTTATTCTCTCCCTAAAACCGGATTTCCTCGTTCACTGCCTCGAAGCCAGCGAGGATGACCTTGAGAGCATCTCACGACTTGGAATCGGTGTAGCGGTAACTCCAAGATCAAACTATTTTTATGGAAAAAGGCCAGATTATTCGAAATTTATCGACCAAGGAATCGATTTAATGCTAGGAACCGACAATTCCATGATCGCGCTCCCGGACATTTATGCTGAAATGGATTTCCTTTATACGGTACAGAAGGGAGTTAACAGGATTTCACCGGAGAATATAGTCAGAATGGCCTTCCATAATCCACACAAACGCCTTGGAAATTTTCTTGACCAGCTGAACAACCTATTCCTGTATTTTCCCAAGGTAGCGCTGTCAAGCTATGAGATTGTAAAGAAGTCAAGCCTTTATGAAAAAAAAGTGATCCGAATCCAGGCTGCGGAAAAGATGCATTAA
- the rtcB_1 gene encoding tRNA-splicing ligase RtcB, protein MELIKQDEFTFRIPVNREKGMRVPGIIYSTDVMMETLKNDPSLEQVINVASMPGIVKASIAMPDIHLGYGFPIGGVAAFDYERGVVSPGGVGYDINCGVSLMKVDLKYDEISGKLSNIVEGLFHAVPSGMGSNSRVPVTSGDMDEILQSGIRWALDNGYATKEDSDSTEENGTMSGVNTEDISREAKARGMKQIGTLGAGNHFLEVQKVSRIFNPEIASAFGISLPDQIVVMVHTGSRGLGHQVATDYMKRLNEDIPGKVASPNDRQLISAEINSRIGGEYISAMKGAANFAFVNRQIILSRVREVFSKVLGRSEEELSMKMVYGLAHNIAKVERHNVNGEIMNLMVHRKGATRAFPAGNSAAGPKFMKTGHPVLVPGDMGSASYVMVGAEKSMDASFGSSCHGAGRLLSRQKSLKNFDDAYVERRLKEAGVLVKSASRKVLIEEAPGSYKNIEDVISAVVGAGLATRVAKNVPVGVVKG, encoded by the coding sequence TTGGAACTGATAAAACAGGATGAATTCACCTTCAGGATACCGGTGAACAGGGAGAAGGGCATGAGAGTGCCAGGGATCATATATTCCACGGACGTTATGATGGAAACGCTGAAGAATGATCCTTCCCTGGAACAGGTCATTAACGTGGCATCCATGCCAGGCATAGTGAAGGCATCAATTGCAATGCCGGACATTCACCTGGGTTATGGTTTCCCCATAGGTGGTGTGGCCGCCTTTGACTATGAGAGGGGTGTTGTATCTCCTGGCGGTGTCGGGTATGACATAAACTGCGGCGTATCACTGATGAAGGTCGACCTGAAATATGACGAAATCTCGGGAAAGTTATCCAATATTGTGGAAGGCCTCTTCCATGCAGTCCCTTCAGGCATGGGATCAAATTCCAGGGTTCCCGTAACTTCGGGTGACATGGATGAAATCCTGCAGTCCGGGATCAGATGGGCACTTGACAATGGGTACGCTACAAAGGAAGATTCCGATTCAACTGAGGAAAATGGCACAATGTCCGGGGTAAACACCGAGGATATTTCAAGGGAGGCAAAAGCCAGGGGAATGAAGCAGATCGGCACACTCGGCGCCGGGAACCACTTTCTGGAAGTACAGAAAGTTTCAAGGATTTTCAACCCGGAAATCGCATCTGCATTCGGGATAAGCCTGCCTGACCAGATAGTTGTGATGGTGCATACCGGTTCAAGAGGGCTGGGCCATCAGGTGGCAACGGATTACATGAAGCGGCTGAACGAGGATATCCCCGGGAAGGTCGCTTCTCCCAATGACAGGCAGCTCATATCTGCCGAGATAAATTCCAGGATAGGCGGCGAGTACATATCAGCAATGAAAGGCGCGGCCAATTTTGCCTTCGTGAACCGGCAAATCATACTGAGCAGGGTCAGGGAAGTATTCTCAAAGGTTCTTGGAAGATCAGAGGAAGAACTGTCCATGAAGATGGTTTATGGTCTTGCACACAACATAGCCAAGGTTGAAAGACACAACGTTAACGGTGAGATCATGAATCTGATGGTGCATAGGAAGGGTGCAACAAGGGCTTTCCCTGCCGGGAATTCCGCTGCAGGACCTAAATTCATGAAAACCGGCCATCCCGTCCTGGTTCCCGGTGACATGGGCAGTGCCTCATACGTAATGGTCGGGGCTGAAAAATCAATGGATGCCAGTTTTGGATCATCATGCCATGGTGCCGGTAGACTCCTGAGCAGGCAGAAATCCCTGAAGAACTTTGACGACGCATACGTTGAAAGAAGGCTGAAGGAAGCGGGTGTGCTGGTAAAGTCTGCCTCCAGGAAGGTGCTTATTGAGGAGGCACCGGGAAGTTACAAGAATATAGAGGATGTAATATCTGCTGTCGTGGGAGCTGGACTTGCCACAAGAGTAGCTAAAAATGTCCCGGTAGGAGTCGTAAAGGGATGA
- a CDS encoding putative acetyltransferase YhhY, translating into MLRKKSLDNLEYVIREARIPDAKGIIECMQSVMDERKYLVSEYYLLTERGEQDRLRNIEDLTLVLDYGSEIVGVLTLQRGMYKKNRHTASLGIAIRDGHRSRGHGTRLIENAIEWAREKDIEKIGLEVFSTNVKAIDVYKKIGFVVEGIRAKQFKIDQDYVDDVFMAYWIE; encoded by the coding sequence ATGCTAAGGAAGAAGTCGCTGGATAATCTGGAATACGTAATAAGGGAAGCGCGAATTCCCGATGCAAAAGGCATTATAGAATGCATGCAGTCCGTAATGGACGAACGCAAGTATCTGGTCAGTGAATATTACCTTCTCACTGAGAGGGGGGAACAGGACAGGCTCAGGAATATAGAGGATCTCACGCTTGTACTGGATTATGGATCTGAAATAGTTGGCGTATTGACGCTCCAGAGAGGAATGTACAAAAAAAACAGGCACACCGCCTCGCTGGGCATCGCAATCAGGGATGGCCACAGATCCAGGGGACACGGAACAAGGCTCATAGAGAATGCCATAGAATGGGCTCGTGAAAAGGATATAGAGAAAATAGGCCTTGAAGTATTTTCAACAAACGTAAAGGCCATAGATGTCTACAAGAAGATTGGTTTTGTCGTTGAGGGAATCAGGGCGAAGCAGTTCAAGATCGACCAGGACTACGTGGATGACGTATTCATGGCATACTGGATCGAATGA
- a CDS encoding ammonium transporter — protein MSPDQIVGTVLSAYLLNNLWIILAALLVFLMTIAIGFLEVGEVGSRFESSFLKTITITATGLIVMAIIGFNTAFAPTISGIIGNPLYPAGLFLGSFSSYPSNLESGVWWSMTSSWFGTYLTTDAYYFFEAACASVTLALVAVILLNKVKFKAFFIYSIVYFIIIWNLPAAWIWNPSGWLYELGMRDFAGGLVVHAAAGAAGLGILYQIWREEKRRGLKTSPRVGIKVSEGWITLSILLLWVGWFGFDPGSGLAFNGDVPVVAVTTFVAAASAFISTMFFKYIATGKNPGTLYAVNGILMGLIIITPLAGFVSPGSAFILGILGGPIFLAGDKYLSRVKWFTDPIGLLPEHFVGGIFGVAMIAFFTQNSYAAASGNSSLPSGLLFGGGMHAVGQLGLELLGVAVVLVVVFIISFVTMWVISLALKGITTSGSSEEIVSVNTPVYSVANSK, from the coding sequence TTGAGTCCTGATCAGATCGTAGGTACTGTGCTTTCGGCTTATTTGCTGAACAATTTGTGGATAATACTTGCTGCACTGCTGGTTTTTCTAATGACCATTGCTATCGGCTTTCTCGAGGTCGGAGAAGTTGGGAGCCGGTTTGAGTCCAGCTTCCTCAAAACCATAACCATAACAGCCACGGGACTGATTGTAATGGCTATTATTGGGTTTAACACAGCATTCGCCCCGACAATTTCAGGCATAATCGGGAACCCATTGTACCCGGCAGGATTGTTTCTAGGATCGTTCTCAAGTTATCCTTCCAACCTGGAATCAGGGGTATGGTGGTCCATGACATCCAGCTGGTTTGGCACATATCTCACTACAGATGCTTACTACTTCTTTGAGGCAGCATGCGCTTCAGTAACTCTTGCACTTGTGGCAGTAATTCTACTGAACAAGGTTAAATTCAAGGCATTTTTCATCTATTCCATAGTTTACTTCATAATAATATGGAACCTGCCTGCTGCCTGGATATGGAACCCATCCGGATGGCTGTATGAACTTGGCATGAGGGATTTTGCCGGCGGCCTGGTTGTTCATGCCGCGGCAGGTGCTGCCGGTCTTGGCATTCTGTACCAGATATGGAGAGAGGAGAAACGCAGGGGACTGAAGACAAGCCCCAGGGTTGGAATCAAGGTAAGCGAGGGCTGGATTACCCTGTCCATCCTTCTCCTGTGGGTAGGATGGTTTGGCTTCGATCCCGGAAGTGGACTCGCGTTCAATGGTGACGTTCCTGTAGTAGCCGTAACCACATTTGTTGCGGCAGCAAGTGCTTTTATTTCCACAATGTTTTTCAAGTACATCGCAACAGGCAAGAACCCTGGAACGCTCTATGCAGTAAATGGAATATTAATGGGGTTGATAATTATCACTCCCCTTGCCGGTTTCGTAAGCCCGGGCAGCGCCTTTATTCTTGGGATACTGGGTGGCCCTATTTTCCTGGCCGGCGATAAATACTTATCCAGGGTGAAGTGGTTCACGGACCCAATCGGGCTGCTTCCTGAACATTTTGTAGGGGGGATATTCGGCGTAGCCATGATTGCTTTCTTCACCCAGAATTCTTACGCTGCCGCATCCGGAAATTCTTCTCTCCCTTCAGGGCTGCTGTTCGGCGGAGGTATGCACGCGGTCGGACAGCTTGGTCTTGAACTGCTCGGTGTCGCCGTGGTCCTGGTGGTTGTTTTCATAATCTCGTTCGTGACGATGTGGGTAATCAGCCTGGCGCTCAAGGGAATAACAACATCCGGTTCATCAGAGGAGATTGTTAGCGTTAATACCCCCGTCTATAGCGTGGCAAACTCTAAATGA
- a CDS encoding putative HAD-hydrolase: MIKAIIFDMDGTLLDSETLSSKARDYGFMTVLGRQTTDEENAGLVGMPVKKVLSQWFPETGDKIYDNARNYFKSEISTVKAYTGIRELIARLRNAYRLAVMTSSHRADAEELLSNSGLRPFFEFYISQEDTSYQKPDPEPVLLALTRLGVLPGDAVFVGDQPYDVIAAHEAGVIAIGATWGYGDQSTLEMYHPEFLLKDPDELPGILQGL; the protein is encoded by the coding sequence ATGATAAAAGCAATAATTTTTGACATGGACGGGACACTGCTGGATAGCGAAACACTTTCCTCGAAGGCAAGAGACTACGGTTTCATGACCGTGCTCGGACGGCAGACTACGGACGAAGAAAATGCCGGGCTTGTTGGAATGCCGGTCAAGAAGGTGCTCTCACAGTGGTTTCCGGAGACGGGAGATAAAATCTATGATAATGCCAGGAATTATTTCAAAAGCGAAATCAGTACAGTCAAAGCATATACGGGCATAAGAGAGCTGATAGCAAGACTGAGGAACGCATACAGGCTAGCTGTTATGACATCAAGCCACAGGGCAGATGCAGAGGAGCTCCTTTCGAACTCGGGTTTACGACCGTTTTTTGAATTCTATATCAGCCAGGAGGATACCAGTTACCAGAAGCCAGATCCTGAACCGGTACTGTTAGCCCTGACCAGGCTTGGGGTCTTGCCTGGAGATGCAGTATTCGTGGGGGACCAGCCGTATGATGTCATTGCTGCGCATGAAGCGGGAGTGATTGCAATTGGTGCGACCTGGGGTTACGGCGATCAATCAACCCTGGAAATGTATCATCCAGAATTCCTGCTGAAAGATCCGGATGAGCTTCCAGGCATACTGCAGGGTCTCTGA